Genomic window (Streptomyces yatensis):
CCGGCGGCTGGCGGTCGGCTTCGCGGACCTGGTGAGCTTCACCCGGCTGACCCGGCGGCTGGAGGAGGAGGAGCTCGGCGAGCTGGTCGAGGCGTTCGAGACCACGGCCGCCGACCTGGTGGCGGCCCACGGCGGGCGGCTGATCAAGACCCTGGGCGACGAGGTGCTCTACGCGGCCGACGACGCGGGCATCGCCGCCGAGATCGGGCTGCGGCTGATCGAGACGCTGACGCATGACGAGACGATGCCGGAGCTGCGGGTCGGGATCGCGTTCGGCACGGTCACGACCCGGATGGGCGACGTCTTCGGGACGACGGTGAACCTGGCCAGCCGGCTGACGTCCATAGCCCCCAAGAACGCGGTCCTGGTGGACGGCGCGTTCGCGGAGGAGCTGAGCCGCACCGGGGAGGCCCCGGTGTCGGAGGCGGAGGCCGCGGAGGCGGCCGCCGCGGCGGAGAAGGAGGGCGAGGAGCCGCCCTCGTACCGGTTCGCGCTCCAGCCGATGTGGCAGCGGCCGGTGCGTGGTCTGGGGGTCGTGGAGCCGTGGCTGCTGAGCCGCCGTTCATGACGCCGGGACGCTGTCGCGCATGACCATGACGCCGGGACGCCGATAGCGCGTGACGCCGGGACGCCGATAGCGCGTGACGCCGGGACGCTGTAGCGCATGACGCCGGAACGCTCTGGCGCATGACGCCGGGCGGGACGCGGTGGGCGGGACGCCGGGGCGGCCATCGTCCGGATCCCTTCGGTGGCTGCGGCCGGATCGTTGAACTGGGCGCGGATCCGGGCCTGTTGGGCTAGCCTACGTCCGCAAGATCCACTCGGTGGATCCCAGGTCCTGTCGTCGAAGAAGCACCGTGCGCGTCCGCCCGCGGGGTGGGCCCGGCGGTGTCCAGGAGCACGTGTGACCCCGCTTTACGATTCGAGTGCTCAGCGTCCGGGCGCCTTACCTCCGCCGGGCTGCCCCGCCCATGAGGGAGCCGGTGCCGAGCCGCTCCACGCGCCCGAGTTCGGAAGAGACCCCTTCGCGGTCTACCGGCGCCTGCGCGAGACCCACGGCCAGCTCGCCCCGGTGGAGCTGGACAGAGGCGTCCCGGCCATGTTGTGCCTGGGGTACGACACGGCGCTGGAGATCATGCGGCGCCCCGAGACCTTCTCCAAGGACCCCCGCCACTGGCGGGCCAGGAACGAGGGCGTACTGCCCGGGACCAGCTATGCCCCGCAGGTCATCAGGCCCCGGCCACAGGTCGACTTCGTGGACGGCGAGGAGCACCGGCGGCTGCGCGGCGCCATCGAGGACTGCACCGGCCGGATCGACTCCGGCGCGCTGCGGAACTATGTCGAGCGCATCGCCGACTCGCTGATCGACCAGTTCTGCGAGGCGGGCGAGACCGAGCTGATCGGGACCTACTGCGCACTGGTCCCGGTGCTGGTGACCAGCCAGCTCTTCGGCTTCCCGCAGCAGGCCATGGACCCGCTGCTGCGGGGCGTGGTGGCGTTCATCGACGGCTCGGACCCCGCGGGCGGGGACCGGGCCGCGGCCGCGGCGCTGCGCGAGCTGATCGACCTCAAGCGGCGCGATCCGGGCGCCGACATCACGTCCTGGCTGATCGCGCACCCGGCGCGGCTGACCGACGAGGAACTGGTCGAGCAGCTGCTGCTGCTGATCGGCATGGTGACCGGGCTGGTGCCCGGCCTGATCGGCAACTCGCTGCGGGTGCTGCTCACCGACGAGCGGTTCTCGGGCGAGCTGATGGGCGGCAGCATGCTCGTCGAGGACGCCCTGGACGAGGTGCTCTGGACCGATCCGCCGCTGGCCAACATGGGGCTCTACTTCCCGGTCCATGACACCAACCTCGCCGGGAAGCGGCTGCGCGCGGGCGACGCCGTGATGATCAGCTTCGCGGCGACCAACCGGGACGCCCTGCTGCGGTCCCCGCACAAAC
Coding sequences:
- a CDS encoding cytochrome P450; this translates as MTPLYDSSAQRPGALPPPGCPAHEGAGAEPLHAPEFGRDPFAVYRRLRETHGQLAPVELDRGVPAMLCLGYDTALEIMRRPETFSKDPRHWRARNEGVLPGTSYAPQVIRPRPQVDFVDGEEHRRLRGAIEDCTGRIDSGALRNYVERIADSLIDQFCEAGETELIGTYCALVPVLVTSQLFGFPQQAMDPLLRGVVAFIDGSDPAGGDRAAAAALRELIDLKRRDPGADITSWLIAHPARLTDEELVEQLLLLIGMVTGLVPGLIGNSLRVLLTDERFSGELMGGSMLVEDALDEVLWTDPPLANMGLYFPVHDTNLAGKRLRAGDAVMISFAATNRDALLRSPHKQGNRAHLAFGAGPHACPGRSSARLIASVALEKLLDRIPDLALAGDVEELKWLSGVFVRGVVSLPVRFAPVARPGGRRPGPPAARPGERDPQDQRHEAPPGMPQAIPQGMMPQGISQGTPQAMPPGAPPPLSLPLATEGASVSGGEPLEGTDLEEQAEDGQKQSVLLGFLNRWRRAR